The genomic interval TCGTTATATACTTTTTTATCGTTAAATGTGTAAATGATGTATTCGTGGTCGTCAGTATCAATAATAACGCGGTTTGTTTTACCGAATGTTGAACCGATTCTTGAAACTTCTTTGCCTTCTTCTGGAACTGCGTGAAGATCTTGGTCTTCTCTAACGCTTTTAATGCTGTCTGTAGGAATTTTGATATTTGCAACTCTCCATTGAATTCTCACTTCATTATTATCTTTTTTAACTGTCATTGCCATAGTTAGAACACATCCTTTTGAAATATTGTAAATTCATCATACACTATTTAGAAAACGTTTTCAACAAATGTGAGATACTTTTTTGGATATATGTCATACTAATGAAAAAAGGCGAACAGAAACACCGAAAATATGTTCGTTTTTATGTGCGTTTTGTGGTAAAATATTAAAATCAGAAGGGAGAATTAAGATGACAGGAAAAACGCACATCTCATGCGGGTTTTTAATTGGCACACTCGCAGTTAATTATTATCATCCAGATATATTCACATCTATCACAACTGTTGTCTTAGCGGTTGCTGGAAGTATGCTGCCAGATATTTGCCACACTCAAAGTAAAATCGGTCGCAGGTTTAAAATTTTAAGTTGGCTTGTTCGTATTTTGTTCGGACATAGAACTTTTACACATTCGTTGTTGTTTACATTATTGATAGCAATACTACTCAAAACAATACATACACCAGAAGTTTATTTTACAGCTTTCATAGGTGGTATGGCCTCACACATTATTTTGGATATGCTGACTCCTCGAGGGGTTAAGTTGTTATATCCATTACCATTATCTGTCAAACTCCCGATTCAATTTAAAACTGGTGGAATGGTAGATTTATCTTTAGCTACTGCATTTACATTTGGTGGTACCTATGTTATATTTCGCGAGGTTATTAATCAATGGTTGAATCAATTTATTACGTTGCCGTTTTAATGGTCTATATCAATCAAAAATAGGGTATATATTACCTTTGAATCGGCACTTTACATTTACACAGAGTTAATGTTCATTTCTAAGTGTAATTAAGCCGAATTGATTAATATATGATATAATTTTAGAATATTGAGAGTAACGACAATCATTGGAATTTTGAATGCTTGTTAATCGCGGAGAATTTAAGGAGAGGTAACATTAACATGTTGGATAAGAACAAATTAGAGAAAAATAATCAACAGCACTTACTAGAATATGAAAAATTAATGAGTTCGAATGAAAAAGAAAATATTGCTGCTAAGTTAGAATCTTTAGATTTATCTGCTATTCAAGATATGTATCAATCGCTTTATGTTGAGAAATCACAAAATAAAAATAAAGAAGCGGAAGAAGCAACAGAAGTTAAATATAAAGTACGTAAAGATTATACAGAAGAAGAACTTAATGCTTTTCATGAAACTGGCATAAATGCGATTAAAGAAGGTCAATTTGCCGTAGTATTAATGGCAGGAGGCCAAGGGACACGTTTAGGTTATGACGGCCCGAAAGGTTCGTTTGAAATTGAAGGTGTGAGTCTTTTTGAATTACAAGCAAGACAGTTGATTCAACTTGCTGAAGAAGCAGGTCGCAAAGTGGATTGG from Staphylococcus condimenti carries:
- a CDS encoding metal-dependent hydrolase; translated protein: MTGKTHISCGFLIGTLAVNYYHPDIFTSITTVVLAVAGSMLPDICHTQSKIGRRFKILSWLVRILFGHRTFTHSLLFTLLIAILLKTIHTPEVYFTAFIGGMASHIILDMLTPRGVKLLYPLPLSVKLPIQFKTGGMVDLSLATAFTFGGTYVIFREVINQWLNQFITLPF